Proteins encoded together in one Carya illinoinensis cultivar Pawnee chromosome 3, C.illinoinensisPawnee_v1, whole genome shotgun sequence window:
- the LOC122302997 gene encoding F-box/kelch-repeat protein At5g15710 has product MDGIGESSESACGESSSQSKKTGSFREDDNCPKQVSPIRGGGSRNTSPLSRVGSRNTSPLRQKVIKTKPRGLDEERVATFGKAVHPDVQMEDGIWAMLPEDLLNEILARVPPFMIFRLLSVCKRWNSILQDSSFLKFHSQVSSHGPCLLTFWKNSQTSQCSVFSLPLKTWYRIPFTFLPQWAFWLVGSSGGLVCFSGLDGLTFKTLVCNPLTQTWRTLPSMHYNQQRQLILVVDRMDRSFKLIATSDIYGDRSLPTEVYDSKLNSWSLHQVMPAVNLCSSKMAYCDSKLYLETLSPLGLMMYRMDSGCWEHIPARFPRSLLDGYLVAGTQKRLFLVGRIGLYSTLQSMRIWELDHAKIIWVEISRMPPKHFRALLRLSAERFECFGQDNLICFTSWNQGKGLLFDVDKKVWSWIGGCGLQSYNSQVCFYEPRFDAAIY; this is encoded by the coding sequence ATGGACGGTATCGGTGAATCTTCTGAATCTGCATGTGGAGAATCTAGTTCTCAATCGAAGAAAACTGGGTCTTTTCGTGAAGATGATAACTGCCCTAAACAAGTGTCACCCATAAGGGGCGGTGGCTCGAGGAACACTAGTCCACTGAGTCGGGTGGGATCAAGGAACACTAGCCCTTTAAGGCAGAAAGTGATTAAGACCAAACCACGTGGATTAGATGAGGAAAGGGTTGCAACTTTTGGTAAAGCAGTTCACCCCGATGTTCAAATGGAAGATGGTATATGGGCAATGTTGCCTGAAGATTTgttgaatgagattttggcTAGGGTTCCACCCTTTATGATCTTTCGCCTACTCTCTGTTTGTAAACGTTGGAATTCAATTCTTCAAGATAGTAGCTTTCTTAAATTCCATTCACAAGTTTCATCTCATGGACCTTGTCTTCTAACATTTTGGAAGAACTCACAGACCTCACAATGCTCGGTCTTCAGCTTGCCATTAAAAACATGGTATAGGATTCCATTCACTTTTTTGCCACAGTGGGCATTCTGGCTGGTTGGTTCTTCAGGCGGTCTTGTTTGCTTTTCTGGGCTAGATGGGTTAACTTTCAAAACTTTAGTTTGCAATCCACTCACACAAACTTGGAGGACATTGCCGAGTATGCACTACAATCAGCAAAGGCAACTGATCTTGGTTGTTGACAGGATGGATCGATCGTTTAAACTCATAGCCACTAGTGATATATATGGTGACAGATCTTTACCCACTGAGGTATATGATTCAAAGCTCAACAGTTGGTCACTTCACCAGGTGATGCCTGCAGTTAATCTTTGCTCTTCAAAGATGGCATATTGTGACTCCAAATTGTATTTGGAAACCCTTTCACCACTTGGCCTAATGATGTATCGAATGGATTCGGGTTGTTGGGAACACATTCCAGCTAGGTTCCCACGGTCATTGTTGGATGGGTATTTGGTTGCTGGAACCCAGAAGCGTTTGTTTCTGGttggaaggattggtctttacAGTACGCTTCAGAGTATGAGAATTTGGGAATTGGACCATGCAAAAATTATCTGGGTGGAGATTAGCAGGATGCCACCAAAGCATTTCCGAGCTTTGTTGAGGTTATCAGCTGAGAGGTTTGAGTGCTTTGGTCAAGATAATTTGATCTGTTTTACATCTTGGAACCAAGGGAAGGGCCTTCTATTTGATGTGGATAAGAAGGTTTGGTCCTGGATTGGTGGCTGTGGTCTTCAGTCATACAACAGCCAAGTTTGTTTCTATGAGCCAAGATTTGATGCTGCTATCTACTGA